In Candidatus Methanomethylophilus alvi Mx1201, a genomic segment contains:
- a CDS encoding 3'-5' exonuclease: MSIICLDDFADDCPDKILVLDTETTGLVGGPEFPGDKKHDLVVDIGICEACLSTGKVREIYSSVVGYDVDEWSEDMVHSWIFENTDLTVEKVACAMPFFEVKKQVEKIVKGRWLTTYNMRYDLDKFLYREPWNLKGLFMECRDIMFSAANVCRLPLPDPRLETQYEKYRYPKLDYAYEKILGGKDPAGIHGVQDHRALSDAKVASYVMIKMHDDGEYDPMDLRGRHSS, encoded by the coding sequence GTGAGTATAATCTGTCTCGACGATTTTGCGGATGACTGTCCGGACAAGATCCTGGTCCTCGATACGGAGACGACCGGACTGGTCGGAGGTCCCGAGTTCCCAGGGGACAAGAAGCATGATCTTGTGGTAGACATAGGCATATGCGAGGCATGTCTGTCCACAGGGAAGGTCCGCGAGATCTATTCCAGCGTCGTAGGATACGATGTGGATGAATGGTCGGAGGATATGGTCCATTCCTGGATATTCGAGAACACGGATCTCACCGTGGAGAAGGTGGCATGTGCCATGCCTTTCTTCGAGGTCAAGAAACAGGTCGAGAAGATCGTCAAAGGAAGGTGGCTTACCACATATAACATGCGTTACGACCTGGATAAGTTCCTTTACCGCGAACCGTGGAATCTCAAAGGGCTTTTCATGGAATGCAGGGACATAATGTTCTCGGCGGCCAATGTCTGTAGGCTGCCTCTTCCGGATCCCCGTCTGGAGACCCAGTATGAGAAATACCGCTACCCGAAGTTGGATTATGCCTATGAGAAGATCCTCGGAGGGAAGGACCCTGCGGGGATTCACGGGGTCCAGGATCATCGTGCCCTTTCCGATGCGAAGGTCGCATCCTATGTGATGATAAAGATGCACGACGACGGCGAATACGATCCGATGGATCTCCGCGGCCGTCATTCCTCCTGA
- a CDS encoding aminotransferase class V-fold PLP-dependent enzyme, with translation MDFSKLRNDFPTMRTDKGVYLDSACQTLRPDSVIEAVVEYYEKYPVCGGRSVHHLANEVSVRVDETREALCRFFNGSSPGSFVFTKNTTEAINTVAFGLGLRRGDAVVTTDSEHNSNYVPWLTLRDSAGIEMRMSHSGPDGLFDIESFKEAMDGNVRLVSMCQCSNVTGCTVPIKAVAEIAHDHGAKVLVDGSQAAPHMKVDMEDLDVDFYAMSIHKMLGPTGMGVLYGKEECLEGLRALQYGGGTVGLVTYDSVDFAPVPDRFEAGLQNYAGIFGTKAAVEYLEKVGMENIARNDADLMRYMFSRIEDVKGLSVVGPEDPDKRCAVLSFNIDGLGSHDVAMMLDSVDGIMVRSGMHCAHPFFVSRKVEGSVRASVYLYNNRSDIDRFATALGKIAETFGGR, from the coding sequence ATGGACTTCTCAAAGCTCCGTAACGACTTCCCTACGATGAGGACAGACAAGGGCGTGTACCTCGACAGTGCATGCCAGACCCTCCGTCCGGACAGTGTGATCGAGGCGGTCGTGGAGTATTACGAGAAATATCCAGTCTGCGGAGGGAGGAGCGTCCACCATCTCGCCAACGAGGTCTCCGTCCGCGTGGATGAGACCAGGGAGGCGCTCTGCAGGTTCTTCAATGGGAGTTCGCCCGGTTCGTTCGTCTTCACCAAGAACACCACCGAGGCGATAAACACGGTCGCCTTCGGACTCGGTCTGAGAAGAGGGGATGCGGTCGTCACCACCGATTCCGAGCACAACTCCAACTACGTCCCGTGGCTGACCCTGAGGGATTCCGCCGGCATAGAGATGAGGATGTCGCATTCGGGCCCCGACGGACTCTTCGACATCGAGTCCTTCAAGGAGGCGATGGACGGGAATGTCAGACTGGTGAGCATGTGCCAGTGCAGTAACGTCACCGGATGTACGGTGCCCATAAAGGCCGTGGCGGAGATCGCCCACGACCATGGGGCGAAGGTCCTGGTGGACGGGTCCCAGGCCGCTCCCCACATGAAGGTGGACATGGAGGACCTGGACGTGGACTTCTACGCCATGTCCATCCATAAGATGCTGGGTCCCACCGGGATGGGTGTCCTCTATGGTAAGGAGGAGTGTCTGGAGGGGCTCCGTGCCCTGCAGTACGGCGGGGGGACTGTGGGTCTGGTCACATACGACAGCGTGGATTTCGCCCCTGTGCCGGACCGCTTCGAGGCCGGGTTGCAGAACTATGCGGGGATCTTCGGCACCAAGGCCGCCGTGGAATATCTGGAGAAGGTCGGCATGGAAAACATAGCCAGGAACGATGCGGACCTTATGAGGTACATGTTCTCCCGCATCGAGGACGTCAAAGGCCTGTCGGTCGTCGGTCCCGAGGATCCGGACAAGCGCTGTGCCGTTCTGTCATTCAACATAGACGGGTTGGGTTCGCACGACGTCGCCATGATGCTCGACAGTGTGGACGGCATAATGGTGAGGTCGGGCATGCATTGTGCCCATCCGTTCTTCGTATCCAGAAAGGTGGAGGGCAGCGTGCGTGCGTCCGTGTACCTGTACAACAACAGGTCCGACATAGACCGCTTCGCAACCGCCCTCGGTAAGATAGCGGAGACGTTCGGCGGCAGATGA
- a CDS encoding carboxypeptidase regulatory-like domain-containing protein gives MTHKIWDRKRLFRMNRKGGIEGLPLELMIIVIVATLGTAILVGWMGDVEEPKSIGNVSAEPGYLDITNATSAATFNLTISVTDNDGAPIKDAVVIISGCGLTHVVKETDSKGEAKFTNLSLSLNGAEKGYINVHVSANGYGDNDSLRVTVVG, from the coding sequence ATGACACACAAGATATGGGATAGGAAAAGACTGTTCAGAATGAACAGGAAAGGAGGGATCGAAGGTCTCCCTCTGGAGCTTATGATCATCGTCATAGTGGCGACGCTAGGAACGGCGATCCTGGTCGGTTGGATGGGCGACGTGGAGGAACCGAAATCCATCGGGAACGTAAGCGCCGAGCCGGGATACCTGGACATCACGAACGCCACTTCGGCGGCCACGTTCAACCTGACGATCTCCGTCACCGACAACGACGGGGCCCCGATAAAAGATGCCGTCGTCATCATATCCGGATGCGGACTCACCCACGTGGTGAAGGAGACCGACAGCAAAGGGGAGGCGAAATTCACCAACCTGTCGCTGAGCCTGAACGGAGCCGAAAAGGGATACATCAACGTACATGTGTCTGCCAACGGATACGGCGATAACGACAGCCTCAGGGTGACCGTGGTCGGATGA